Proteins from a single region of Streptomyces sp. Tu 3180:
- a CDS encoding twin-arginine translocation signal domain-containing protein translates to MTRRTVVKACAVIGGAAAVGSVLPATTAVADERRGPQRPATSANGWTIQPNADLDSQVWTRPVAGTGLGVPVWIGDVETVLVHVVRRFHYEVQELTAVDLAGWRPAKGLRRGLPDSNLASGTAVRIRQGAGAEGSLFPLQVAAVRDILADCQGVVRWGGDDKPVDESLFYIAVGPHDERLPRLATTIRQATFR, encoded by the coding sequence ATGACACGGCGTACGGTCGTCAAGGCCTGCGCCGTCATCGGCGGGGCCGCGGCCGTCGGTTCGGTGCTGCCCGCCACCACGGCGGTGGCCGACGAACGGCGCGGGCCCCAGCGTCCGGCGACTTCCGCGAACGGCTGGACGATCCAGCCGAACGCGGACCTCGACTCACAGGTGTGGACCCGCCCGGTGGCCGGCACAGGACTGGGCGTACCCGTGTGGATCGGCGACGTGGAGACGGTGCTCGTGCACGTCGTGCGCCGCTTCCACTACGAGGTGCAGGAGCTCACGGCGGTGGACCTGGCCGGCTGGCGCCCGGCCAAGGGCCTGCGCCGTGGCCTCCCGGACTCCAACCTGGCCTCGGGCACGGCCGTTCGGATCCGGCAGGGCGCCGGTGCGGAGGGCTCGCTGTTCCCGCTCCAGGTTGCCGCCGTACGGGACATCCTCGCGGACTGCCAGGGCGTCGTCCGCTGGGGCGGCGACGACAAGCCGGTCGACGAGTCGCTTTTCTACATCGCGGTCGGCCCGCACGACGAACGCCTGCCCCGGCTGGCCACCACCATCCGCCAGGCGACGTTCCGCTAG
- a CDS encoding glycoside hydrolase domain-containing protein, producing the protein MADEMVLRAQRFINLTYNNGAALGISKLAEDGKTGWPVMYALTRALQYEMGITSLSDSFGPTTLSTLQSKYPKLNDSTVPSANFCRILQSALYCKGYDGGEIDGIYNGRVKDAVAKLKANMGVDTVYAGSSLEPKVVKGLLNMDAYVTVSNGSDEIRSIQQWLNRRYVGRRDFYLIPCDGHHSRDVAKSMLFAIQYELGMADGTANGVFGPGTQSGLKNHTVAVGTTGTWASLFTAAMILNKRNVPFGNFTGDVKAGVESFQSFAKLPVTGVGDFQTWASLLVSYGDQTRKGTACDGVTKITPARAQALKDAGYKYIGRYLSNPSSTSLPEKQIQPGELATIKQYGLRCFPIYQTWSRSADYFSYPQGCIDATNAIEWAQIHGFKPGTIIYFAVDYDAQDGEITDYVLKHFRGIYRTIGENSAYGVGVYGPRNVCQRVSDAGYASAGFVSDMSSGFSGNLGYPLPTNWAFDQIATIKVGSGDGAIEIDNNIASGRDTGQGDFDPGVPVNSDLDVDFDKATYRAAALKDVQAYLTSIGVPETGGEGWTVDDDWVTYDIISTTEAFNKVMDADWLFTNLARTLKLRKALIQAPVLWELRKLNPLDAVADEAVKAGVRDDCSTGWGQIFAWVTIAARNYCMDQGIIHGAPLTGSDTRAVWDNLQEPEYNIPSVAYLTIYNAHQLGIARPSLTTGQADSQKLLARYNGTGDKAEKYGRELIGLYNVLENYNKLSRA; encoded by the coding sequence ATGGCCGACGAAATGGTGCTCAGGGCACAGAGATTTATCAATCTGACCTACAACAACGGCGCGGCGCTGGGGATATCCAAGCTCGCCGAGGACGGCAAGACCGGCTGGCCCGTCATGTACGCCCTGACCCGGGCGTTGCAGTACGAGATGGGTATCACCAGCCTCTCGGATTCCTTCGGGCCGACCACACTGTCCACGCTCCAGTCGAAGTACCCGAAGCTAAACGACTCCACGGTGCCGTCGGCGAACTTCTGCCGCATCCTGCAGTCGGCCCTGTACTGCAAGGGTTACGACGGCGGTGAGATCGACGGCATCTACAATGGGCGCGTCAAGGACGCGGTGGCCAAGCTGAAGGCCAACATGGGTGTCGACACCGTCTACGCGGGCAGCTCCCTGGAACCGAAGGTCGTCAAAGGCCTGCTCAACATGGACGCCTACGTCACCGTCAGTAACGGCTCCGACGAGATCCGTTCGATCCAGCAGTGGCTCAACAGGCGTTACGTGGGCCGCAGGGACTTCTACCTGATCCCGTGCGACGGCCATCACTCCCGCGACGTCGCCAAGTCCATGCTTTTTGCAATCCAGTACGAGCTGGGCATGGCAGACGGCACCGCCAACGGCGTCTTTGGCCCCGGCACCCAGTCCGGCCTGAAGAACCACACGGTCGCGGTCGGCACCACCGGCACCTGGGCCTCCCTGTTCACCGCGGCGATGATCCTGAACAAGCGGAATGTGCCCTTCGGTAACTTCACCGGTGACGTCAAGGCCGGCGTGGAGTCCTTCCAGTCGTTCGCCAAGCTCCCGGTCACGGGCGTCGGCGACTTCCAGACCTGGGCGTCCCTGCTCGTCTCCTACGGCGACCAGACCCGCAAGGGCACCGCCTGCGACGGCGTCACCAAGATCACTCCGGCCCGCGCGCAGGCTCTGAAGGACGCCGGTTACAAGTACATCGGCCGCTATCTGTCCAACCCGTCCAGCACCAGCCTGCCGGAAAAGCAGATCCAGCCCGGCGAGCTCGCGACCATCAAGCAGTACGGTCTGCGCTGCTTCCCGATCTACCAGACCTGGTCCCGCTCGGCCGACTACTTCAGCTACCCCCAGGGCTGCATCGACGCGACGAACGCCATCGAATGGGCCCAGATCCACGGCTTCAAGCCGGGCACGATCATCTACTTCGCGGTCGACTACGACGCCCAGGACGGCGAGATCACCGACTACGTCCTGAAGCACTTCCGGGGCATCTACCGCACCATCGGCGAAAACTCCGCCTACGGCGTCGGCGTCTACGGCCCGCGCAACGTCTGTCAGCGTGTCTCCGACGCCGGATACGCCTCCGCCGGCTTCGTCTCCGACATGTCGTCCGGGTTCTCCGGCAACCTCGGCTACCCGCTGCCCACCAACTGGGCGTTCGACCAGATCGCCACCATCAAGGTCGGCTCCGGGGACGGCGCCATCGAGATCGACAACAACATCGCCTCCGGCCGGGATACCGGACAGGGCGACTTCGACCCCGGGGTCCCGGTCAACTCCGACCTCGACGTCGACTTCGACAAGGCGACGTACCGGGCGGCGGCGCTCAAGGATGTCCAGGCGTATCTGACGTCGATCGGCGTCCCGGAGACCGGTGGCGAGGGCTGGACCGTGGACGACGACTGGGTGACGTACGACATCATCTCCACGACAGAGGCGTTCAACAAGGTCATGGACGCCGACTGGCTGTTCACCAACCTGGCCAGGACCCTGAAGCTGCGCAAGGCGCTCATCCAGGCACCGGTGCTGTGGGAGCTGCGCAAACTGAACCCGCTCGACGCGGTTGCCGACGAGGCGGTGAAGGCCGGGGTGAGGGACGACTGCAGCACCGGCTGGGGGCAGATCTTCGCCTGGGTGACCATCGCCGCCCGCAACTACTGCATGGACCAGGGCATCATCCACGGCGCTCCGCTCACCGGCTCGGACACCCGCGCGGTGTGGGACAACCTCCAGGAGCCCGAGTACAACATCCCCTCGGTGGCCTACCTGACCATCTACAACGCGCACCAGCTCGGCATCGCCCGCCCGTCGCTCACCACCGGCCAGGCCGACAGCCAGAAGCTGCTGGCCCGCTACAACGGCACCGGCGACAAGGCCGAGAAGTACGGCCGCGAGCTGATCGGGCTCTACAACGTGCTGGAGAACTACAACAAGCTCAGCCGCGCCTAG
- a CDS encoding ADP-ribosylglycohydrolase family protein: protein MLDAAHLFAVGNDRSAGNRSLMRIGVVALGHFGDAAEMAQAATAVSALIHPDLDCADACVLWCSGIRTAVLHGTFEGVRAGLDLLPADRWEVWARLLDEAEAEPPHHVAHNGWVVHALQAAWSAITRTAVPKLNLAENSFPARHFGLALGAAVWAGTDTDTVAAIVGALLGARWGCSGIPLAWQQGSARLARSHRSRPVRLAVRTARGGSDDAQGWSLAPRLLVGGHRGSPFPTRTTPAWCWATSSGLSSSAAASDSTARGLGVVGLVVGVLGLTSAVFAVRRGRSGSGRFE from the coding sequence GTGCTCGACGCGGCCCACCTCTTCGCTGTCGGCAACGACCGCAGTGCAGGGAACCGCTCGTTGATGCGCATCGGCGTTGTCGCCCTGGGGCATTTTGGAGATGCCGCCGAGATGGCCCAGGCCGCCACCGCCGTCAGCGCGCTCATCCATCCGGACCTCGACTGCGCCGACGCCTGCGTGCTGTGGTGCTCCGGCATCCGCACCGCGGTGCTGCACGGGACCTTCGAGGGCGTGCGTGCCGGCCTGGACCTGCTCCCTGCCGACCGCTGGGAGGTGTGGGCGCGGTTGTTGGACGAGGCGGAGGCCGAGCCACCGCACCACGTCGCCCACAACGGCTGGGTCGTCCACGCGCTCCAGGCCGCCTGGTCGGCGATCACCCGCACCGCCGTCCCGAAACTGAACCTCGCCGAGAACAGCTTCCCCGCGCGGCACTTCGGCCTCGCCCTGGGGGCGGCGGTATGGGCCGGGACGGACACCGACACCGTCGCGGCGATCGTGGGCGCCCTGCTCGGCGCACGCTGGGGCTGCTCCGGCATCCCGCTGGCCTGGCAGCAGGGCAGTGCCCGGCTGGCCCGGTCTCACCGGAGCCGACCGGTCCGGCTGGCGGTGCGTACCGCTCGTGGCGGGAGCGACGACGCCCAAGGCTGGTCCTTGGCGCCGCGCCTGCTCGTCGGCGGCCACCGGGGTTCGCCGTTCCCCACCCGCACGACCCCGGCGTGGTGCTGGGCAACCTCTTCCGGCTTGTCGTCCTCGGCTGCGGCGAGCGATTCCACCGCGCGTGGCCTTGGGGTCGTGGGGCTGGTGGTGGGTGTACTCGGCCTGACGTCGGCGGTGTTCGCCGTCCGGCGGGGGCGCTCTGGGAGTGGCCGTTTCGAGTGA
- a CDS encoding IS5 family transposase (programmed frameshift) produces the protein MGSGRWGWIVPDGLWEIARPLLPPARVRPQGGGVANIDDEAVFAAIIYVLVSGCAWRALPPCFGASESTVHRRFLIWSRAGVWGRLHQKVLELLDGQNLVDLSRAVLDSAHVRAKKGGEHTGPSPVDRGKPGSKMHVLSDANGLPLRVGLSAANTHDSLALKPMLSHFHMGHESHATDSKPGRLHADKAYDIPHLRRWLWGKHIGVRIARKGIDSSERLGRRRWVIERTMSWLTGYRRLNHRYERRPRNYLAFLGLAAALCCYKRLLNLTM, from the exons ATGGGGAGTGGGCGGTGGGGATGGATCGTGCCGGATGGCCTGTGGGAGATCGCCAGGCCACTGCTGCCGCCGGCGCGGGTGCGTCCGCAGGGCGGCGGGGTCGCGAACATCGATGACGAGGCGGTGTTCGCCGCGATCATCTATGTGCTGGTCAGTGGCTGTGCCTGGCGGGCGTTGCCGCCGTGCTTTGGGGCATCGGAGTCGACCGTGCACCGCCGGTTTCTCATCTGGTCCCGGGCCGGTGTGTGGGGACGACTGCACCAGAAGGTGCTCGAGCTCCTGGACGGCCAGAACCTCGTCGACCTGTCGCGCGCTGTCCTCGACTCCGCTCACGTCCGCGCTAAAAAAG GGGGCGAACACACAGGTCCGAGCCCCGTGGACCGGGGTAAGCCGGGTTCCAAGATGCACGTCTTGTCCGACGCGAACGGACTGCCCCTACGCGTCGGACTCTCCGCGGCCAACACCCACGACAGCCTCGCCCTGAAGCCGATGCTGTCCCACTTCCACATGGGACACGAATCCCACGCGACCGATTCCAAGCCTGGGCGTCTCCACGCGGACAAGGCATACGACATCCCTCACCTGCGGCGATGGCTATGGGGCAAGCACATCGGCGTCCGCATCGCCCGCAAAGGCATCGACTCCAGCGAGCGACTCGGCCGACGCAGATGGGTCATCGAACGCACCATGTCCTGGCTGACCGGCTACCGCCGACTCAACCACCGCTACGAACGACGCCCCCGCAACTACCTGGCCTTTCTCGGACTGGCAGCCGCGCTCTGCTGCTACAAACGGCTCCTCAACCTGACCATGTAG
- a CDS encoding RHS repeat-associated core domain-containing protein, with product MVVAAAPGLAATPKPELSEPESPWTKPTKVEAPATPAGVTRPPASEAEEQPSAEVRAWRAAQQARTAGTTEAARTAAVAEAAETTYVPEGQGEVPWHRVLDTRLNDALVARVNLSNGNLMLAATDFDIAGVGQKLQLTRTYNSLEAPWGKVSQRWWQTYERYLQFGDGEVIIYDATGDAVRFKETSTGGYTTPTGYSKDLRKNADGTYTLTDRKSGTKDTYDEHGTLTKVTDKNDGTITVDQHDETGEHKGFKLTETRSGRWIDLVKTDASQWQAKDHTGRTAVFDLDPAGNLAKVTDTDGKATVYAYDSSRRLTKVTTPEGTVTLFTYDAHNRVRSMQRATEVTGSGHTGPTWRYDYTAATPSDAGTTTVTDPDGDATQYVHNADGEVTKVTDPLGHSRHAKYTNHLLQSAIDAMGTGADGTGGNTTTYGWDGRNNALSQKLPLGATASVTAYQTVAGTDLPNDFTTADGRKDTFKYDTNGNTMSVTTSGTAGGIREYTYNEDTPTCGGFEGQRCTAKDGNGKVTSFEYDTKGNLKTVTPPAPPGKTEYTYDALGRVETVTDGRGIKTVYVYDNRDRVTKVSSTNAMVTYSYDGDGNVRTRTDASGSTGWIYDELNRESVRTLQNGAQTALAYTPGGEVDYYTDPTGTTDYTWDAAGRLDYLTAPDGRKTDFDYDDNDKRTKTVYPGGTTQSVTIDDNGRPEAIKTTSGTTTLIDLAYDYKNTAGKDTTKIRTRTDNLTKYKTTYDYDSQDRLRYALEADSAGTRKASWLYCFDKAGNLTSRDGSKNACPGGTTYTYDDASELTGKNGSTAGWSYDKLGNETAAADNTPRTNETWTDYSQLSAITAGGKSYDLVHAGTDNAERTKLGSTWFHHTALGLASTTTNGVDTGFIREPAGTLNSMTTGGKSYYYLTDATGNILGLADSTGKRTHIYAYGPTGLPRTSPTEAVAQPYRYAGAYADPTGLYKMGHRYYDPTSGRFTQPDPSGQETNPYLYAGGDPINRTDPTGLGFLDSVSGALDSANDWVGAAVGCIGAVGIAADTGVIAYASAVGGAAGAGVGAAVGATAAVVGSCAVGAVAGYNNTDILHYG from the coding sequence CTGGTGGTCGCGGCGGCACCTGGCCTGGCGGCGACGCCGAAGCCGGAGCTGTCGGAGCCGGAGAGCCCGTGGACCAAGCCGACCAAGGTCGAGGCCCCGGCCACGCCGGCCGGGGTGACTAGGCCTCCGGCGTCGGAGGCGGAAGAGCAGCCGTCGGCCGAGGTGCGGGCCTGGCGGGCGGCGCAGCAGGCTCGCACCGCCGGCACCACCGAAGCCGCCCGTACGGCCGCCGTCGCCGAGGCGGCGGAGACGACGTACGTGCCCGAGGGCCAGGGTGAGGTGCCCTGGCACCGCGTCCTGGACACCCGCCTGAACGACGCCCTGGTGGCGCGGGTGAATCTCTCCAACGGCAACCTGATGCTCGCCGCGACAGACTTCGACATCGCCGGCGTCGGGCAGAAACTGCAGCTCACCCGCACCTACAACTCCCTTGAGGCTCCGTGGGGGAAGGTGTCGCAGCGCTGGTGGCAGACGTATGAGCGCTACCTCCAGTTCGGTGACGGGGAAGTGATCATCTACGACGCCACTGGCGACGCCGTGCGGTTCAAGGAGACGTCCACCGGCGGCTACACCACGCCGACGGGCTACTCCAAGGACCTGAGGAAGAACGCGGACGGCACCTACACCCTGACCGACCGCAAGTCGGGCACGAAGGACACCTACGACGAGCACGGCACGCTGACGAAGGTCACGGACAAGAACGACGGCACGATCACCGTCGACCAGCACGACGAGACCGGCGAGCACAAGGGATTCAAGCTGACCGAGACCCGCTCGGGCCGCTGGATCGACCTGGTGAAGACGGACGCCAGCCAGTGGCAGGCCAAGGATCACACGGGCCGCACGGCCGTGTTCGACCTGGACCCGGCGGGCAACCTGGCGAAGGTCACCGACACCGACGGCAAGGCCACCGTCTACGCGTACGACTCCTCACGCCGCCTGACGAAGGTGACCACGCCCGAGGGCACCGTCACGCTGTTCACCTACGACGCCCACAACCGCGTCAGGTCCATGCAGCGCGCCACCGAGGTGACGGGCAGCGGCCACACCGGTCCGACCTGGCGCTACGACTACACGGCGGCCACCCCCTCCGACGCGGGCACCACGACGGTGACCGACCCCGACGGCGACGCGACGCAGTACGTGCACAACGCGGACGGCGAGGTCACCAAGGTCACTGACCCGCTGGGTCACTCCCGCCACGCCAAGTACACCAACCACCTGCTGCAGAGTGCGATCGACGCGATGGGCACGGGCGCGGACGGCACCGGCGGCAACACCACGACCTACGGCTGGGACGGCCGCAACAACGCCCTCTCGCAGAAGCTTCCGCTCGGCGCGACGGCGTCCGTGACGGCGTACCAGACCGTCGCCGGCACCGACCTGCCCAACGACTTCACCACCGCGGACGGCCGCAAGGACACCTTCAAGTACGACACCAACGGCAACACGATGTCGGTGACCACCTCGGGTACGGCCGGTGGCATCCGCGAGTACACCTACAACGAGGACACCCCGACCTGCGGCGGTTTCGAGGGTCAGCGCTGCACCGCCAAGGACGGCAACGGCAAGGTCACCTCCTTCGAGTACGACACCAAGGGCAACCTCAAGACGGTCACGCCGCCGGCGCCGCCGGGCAAGACGGAGTACACCTACGACGCGCTCGGCCGGGTGGAGACCGTCACCGACGGACGCGGCATCAAGACGGTCTACGTCTACGACAACCGTGACCGCGTGACGAAGGTGTCCTCCACCAACGCCATGGTCACCTACTCCTACGACGGCGACGGCAACGTCAGGACCCGCACGGATGCCTCCGGCAGCACGGGCTGGATCTACGACGAGCTCAACCGTGAAAGCGTCCGCACGCTGCAGAACGGCGCCCAGACGGCGCTGGCCTACACCCCGGGCGGCGAGGTCGACTACTACACTGACCCGACCGGCACCACGGACTACACCTGGGACGCGGCTGGCCGCCTGGACTACCTGACGGCGCCGGACGGCAGGAAGACCGACTTCGACTACGACGACAACGACAAGCGCACCAAGACCGTTTACCCCGGCGGTACCACCCAGTCGGTGACGATCGACGACAACGGCCGCCCCGAGGCCATCAAGACCACCTCGGGTACGACCACGCTGATCGACCTGGCCTACGACTACAAGAACACCGCGGGCAAGGACACCACCAAGATCCGCACCCGCACCGACAACCTCACCAAGTACAAGACCACCTACGATTACGACTCCCAGGACCGCCTCCGTTACGCCCTGGAAGCCGACTCTGCCGGCACGCGCAAGGCGTCGTGGCTGTACTGCTTCGATAAGGCCGGCAACCTCACCAGCCGCGACGGCAGCAAGAATGCCTGCCCCGGCGGCACCACTTACACCTACGACGACGCGAGCGAGCTGACCGGCAAGAACGGCTCCACGGCCGGCTGGTCCTACGACAAGCTCGGCAACGAGACCGCCGCAGCCGACAACACCCCCCGCACGAACGAAACGTGGACGGATTACAGCCAGCTCTCCGCCATCACTGCCGGCGGCAAGTCCTACGACCTGGTCCACGCCGGCACGGACAACGCGGAGCGCACCAAGCTCGGCTCGACCTGGTTCCACCACACGGCGCTCGGCCTGGCGTCCACGACCACGAACGGCGTCGACACCGGATTCATTCGCGAACCGGCGGGCACGCTGAATTCCATGACGACTGGGGGGAAGTCCTACTACTACCTCACCGACGCCACCGGCAACATCCTCGGCCTCGCCGACAGCACCGGCAAGCGCACCCACATCTACGCCTACGGCCCCACCGGCCTCCCGCGCACATCACCGACCGAGGCTGTGGCCCAGCCGTACCGCTACGCGGGTGCCTATGCCGACCCGACCGGCCTGTACAAGATGGGCCACCGCTACTACGACCCCACCTCGGGCCGCTTCACCCAACCCGACCCGTCGGGGCAGGAAACCAACCCCTACCTCTATGCCGGTGGCGACCCCATCAACCGGACGGACCCCACGGGACTGGGGTTCCTGGACAGCGTGTCGGGTGCTCTTGATAGCGCGAACGACTGGGTGGGAGCAGCCGTAGGGTGCATCGGCGCCGTCGGAATTGCAGCTGACACCGGAGTCATCGCCTACGCCAGCGCCGTCGGCGGTGCGGCCGGAGCAGGAGTCGGGGCGGCTGTAGGCGCTACTGCCGCTGTTGTAGGCAGCTGCGCGGTTGGAGCAGTCGCCGGGTACAACAACACGGACATCCTCCACTACGGGTAA
- a CDS encoding IS6 family transposase: MDNAPPPYKGHRYPVEVIAHCVWLYFRFPLSFREVEELMLERGVMVSHETIRRWCAKFGQSYANGLRRRRPRPGDKWHLDEVFIRVNGELKYLWRAVDADGTVLVILVQNQRDTAAARRFFRKLLKKACSVPRVVVTDKLRSYSAAHREVMPSVEHRSHKGLNNRAENSHQPTRQRERAMKGFRSVGKTQRFLSASSGISPHFRPRRHLMTAAHYRVEMTIRFAIWDQITGATAPPTAA; encoded by the coding sequence GTGGACAACGCACCGCCGCCGTACAAGGGGCACCGGTACCCGGTCGAGGTGATCGCGCACTGCGTGTGGCTGTACTTCCGCTTCCCGCTCAGCTTCCGCGAGGTCGAGGAGCTGATGCTCGAGCGCGGCGTGATGGTGTCCCATGAGACGATCCGCCGCTGGTGCGCGAAGTTCGGGCAGTCCTACGCCAACGGCCTGCGCCGCAGGCGGCCCCGGCCCGGGGACAAGTGGCACCTGGACGAGGTCTTCATCAGGGTCAACGGTGAGTTGAAGTACCTGTGGCGGGCCGTCGACGCCGACGGCACCGTGCTCGTCATCCTGGTCCAGAACCAGCGGGACACCGCTGCGGCCCGGCGGTTCTTCCGCAAGTTGCTCAAGAAGGCCTGCTCGGTGCCGCGGGTGGTGGTCACCGACAAGCTGCGCTCCTACAGTGCGGCCCACCGCGAGGTGATGCCCTCCGTGGAACACCGCTCGCACAAGGGCCTGAACAATCGGGCCGAGAACTCCCACCAGCCCACCCGGCAGCGCGAGCGTGCCATGAAGGGCTTCCGCAGCGTCGGCAAAACCCAGCGGTTCCTGTCCGCGTCCAGCGGCATCTCACCCCATTTCCGGCCCCGCCGCCATCTGATGACCGCCGCCCACTACCGCGTCGAGATGACCATCCGCTTCGCCATCTGGGACCAGATCACTGGCGCCACCGCCCCGCCCACCGCAGCGTAA
- a CDS encoding RICIN domain-containing protein, whose protein sequence is MPAVFTAALITRHSDKAVSVHGEKKDDGTAVVQWPFQGGEHQKWNLEATTGGYYVVRAVHSGKALSVEGESTANGAKVIQWGQVSGPHQEWRLVQKDNGYFALQNRHSGQFLSVTGESTDNGAALVQWPGGDAPHQQFSLG, encoded by the coding sequence ATGCCTGCTGTGTTCACCGCCGCGCTGATCACCCGGCACAGCGATAAGGCCGTCTCGGTCCACGGCGAGAAGAAGGACGACGGCACCGCCGTCGTCCAATGGCCGTTCCAGGGCGGTGAGCACCAGAAGTGGAACCTGGAGGCCACCACCGGCGGCTACTACGTGGTGCGCGCCGTCCACAGCGGCAAAGCCCTGTCGGTGGAGGGCGAGAGCACCGCCAACGGAGCCAAGGTCATCCAGTGGGGTCAGGTGAGCGGGCCGCATCAGGAATGGCGCCTAGTGCAGAAGGACAACGGCTACTTCGCTCTGCAGAACCGCCACAGCGGCCAGTTCCTGTCTGTCACGGGCGAGAGCACCGACAACGGGGCCGCGCTCGTGCAGTGGCCCGGCGGCGACGCACCCCACCAGCAGTTCAGCCTGGGCTGA
- a CDS encoding integrase core domain-containing protein, protein MPLSIVAALVRNLIKVPAAVLRGRVAKDAEVLALRHENAVLRRQIARVRYESADRVWLAVLSRLIPRERWSQVFAVTPTTLLAWHRRLVSRKWTCTERRHPGRPPTAPTVKRLILRLARENSTWGHRRIQGELARLGYSIAPSTVWGILQSAGVDPAPHRSGPTWRQFLTTQAHGIIAADFLHLDTVALERLYALVFIEHGTRRLHLAGVTVHPTAQWTVQQARNFAMTLGCRMDSLRFLLRDRDAKYTDAFDAVFQADDVQILLSPPRAPRANAICERAVGTLRRELLDRILIYNEAHAKAVLAEYIRHYNQHRPHQSRRQLPPDSTKPPAPANVTDLHGQRIRRQPLLGGLINQYRRTA, encoded by the coding sequence ATGCCGCTGTCGATCGTCGCCGCGCTGGTCCGGAATCTGATCAAGGTGCCCGCTGCCGTGCTGCGCGGCCGGGTGGCCAAGGACGCGGAGGTGCTGGCGCTGCGGCACGAGAACGCAGTGCTGCGCCGCCAGATCGCTCGGGTCCGTTATGAGTCCGCCGACCGGGTCTGGCTGGCTGTCCTTTCCCGGCTGATCCCGCGGGAGCGCTGGAGTCAGGTCTTCGCGGTCACGCCGACCACGCTGCTGGCCTGGCACCGACGCCTGGTCTCCCGGAAGTGGACATGCACCGAGCGCCGCCACCCGGGACGACCCCCGACTGCGCCCACCGTCAAGCGGCTCATCCTCCGTCTGGCGCGCGAGAACAGCACCTGGGGCCACCGCCGCATACAGGGCGAGCTCGCCCGCCTCGGCTACTCCATCGCCCCGTCCACCGTATGGGGGATCCTGCAGTCCGCGGGAGTTGACCCCGCCCCGCATCGCTCCGGCCCTACCTGGCGCCAGTTCCTCACCACCCAGGCCCACGGCATCATCGCCGCCGACTTCCTACACCTCGACACCGTGGCGCTGGAGCGCCTGTACGCCCTGGTCTTCATCGAGCACGGCACTCGCCGACTCCACCTCGCCGGCGTCACCGTCCACCCCACCGCGCAGTGGACCGTCCAGCAGGCGAGGAATTTCGCCATGACGTTGGGGTGCCGAATGGACTCGCTGCGCTTTCTGCTGCGGGACCGGGATGCGAAGTACACCGACGCCTTCGATGCCGTCTTCCAGGCCGACGACGTGCAGATCCTGCTCAGCCCGCCGCGGGCACCGAGAGCGAACGCGATCTGCGAGAGAGCGGTGGGCACCCTCCGGCGCGAACTCCTCGACCGGATCCTGATCTACAACGAGGCCCATGCCAAGGCGGTCCTGGCCGAATACATCCGGCACTACAACCAGCACCGCCCCCACCAGTCCCGGCGGCAACTGCCTCCGGACAGTACCAAACCGCCCGCTCCAGCCAACGTCACCGACCTCCATGGCCAGCGAATCCGACGACAACCCCTCCTCGGCGGCCTGATCAACCAGTACCGGAGAACCGCTTGA